The genomic region TAAGGGGCTTGCTCAAGATCAAACGCTTTATGTAGAACCCGAACCGCCAGCTCCATATATTTTTCATCGACGACAACCGAAATTTTTATTTCAGAAGTGGCGATCATTTGTATATTGATTCCTTCTTCCGCTAATACACGAAACATTTTGCTTGCAATCCCCGCGTGTGAGCGCATTCCAACACCCACGACAGATACTTTTGCAATTCTATCACCTCCGAGTACATCACGTGCACCAATATGAGGTTGAATCTTTTCTTTCAAAATATTCATCGTATTGTTAAATTCATTGCGGTGAACAGTGAATGAGAAGTCGGTTAGACCATCATGACCAACGTTTTGTATGATCATATCCACATCGATATTGGCGTCTGCTACGGGACCAAGAATTTGATATGCAATCCCAGGATGATCTGGAACACCCAATACAGTAATTTTTGCTTCGTCGCGATTAAATGCGATTCCTGAAATAACCGCTTGTTCCATATCTTCATCTTCCTCAAAAGTAATCAAAGTGCCCTGGCCTTTATCTTCAAAGCTTGATAAAACTCTCAGTTTCACTTTATATTTTCCTGCAAACTCGACAGATCTTAATTGCAAGACCTTGGAGCCAAGGCTTGCCATTTCGAGCATTTCTTCAAAAGTTATGGTGTTTAACCTTCTTGCTTCTGCTACAACACGTGGATCAGTAGTGTAAATTCCATCAACATCTGTATAAATTTGACATTCATCCGCTTTTAGAGCTGCGGCCAGCGCCACTCCGGTTGTATCGGATCCGCCGCGACCAAGTGTTGTGATGTTGCCTTGCTCGTCTACACCCTGAAATCCCGCTACGACCACTACATAACCCGCAGCAAGATCAGCCCGGATTCTGTCTTCATCGATATTTAAGATTCGAGCTTTCGTGTGTGTGCTGTCAGTTAAAATTTTAACTTGTGATCCTGTATAGCTTCTAGCTTGGATATCGAGTTCCATTAATGCCATTGCCAATAATGAAATGGATACCTGTTCGCCGGTGGAGATCATGACATCCAATTCGCGCGGATCCGGATTCACTTGCACTTCATGAGCCAAAGCGATCAAGCGATTTGTTTCACCGCTCATGGCTGAAACAACAACTACAATTTGGTGTCCTTGTGAGTGAAATTTTGCCACTCTACGGGCAACATTCTTTATCCGTTCGGTGCTTCCGACTGATGTGCCGCCATATTTTTGTACGTAGAATGCCACGGATTAATAACTCACTTTATTTCTGAATTGGAAAACCGCAGGATTTTACACACTTCCTTCAAAGAAAACCAGATTTTGCTTTTCTACCTAGTGCTCCGGTTTGAGATTTTTCCATACCTCAAGCGTATCAAAATTTAAATAAAGCCCCTTGTTTACCATTTCTTGTGACTTGATTTTTCTCATAAGTTGATGAGACAAAATGATTTCATATGGTTAATTCTTATTCTCAAGTTTTTTTGTTAAAATCTCCAGCAACTCGCTATTAATCCAGGCTTTCCTTGGCAAAGCCCAGAGTTTGTCATGGGCGAATTTTCTGCACTGCAATGCATTTTCTTCCGGCATGAGGATAACATCGGCTTCTGGTAGATTAATCTCGTGTTGACTAAATCGATGATTT from Nitrosomonas ureae harbors:
- a CDS encoding aspartate kinase produces the protein MAFYVQKYGGTSVGSTERIKNVARRVAKFHSQGHQIVVVVSAMSGETNRLIALAHEVQVNPDPRELDVMISTGEQVSISLLAMALMELDIQARSYTGSQVKILTDSTHTKARILNIDEDRIRADLAAGYVVVVAGFQGVDEQGNITTLGRGGSDTTGVALAAALKADECQIYTDVDGIYTTDPRVVAEARRLNTITFEEMLEMASLGSKVLQLRSVEFAGKYKVKLRVLSSFEDKGQGTLITFEEDEDMEQAVISGIAFNRDEAKITVLGVPDHPGIAYQILGPVADANIDVDMIIQNVGHDGLTDFSFTVHRNEFNNTMNILKEKIQPHIGARDVLGGDRIAKVSVVGVGMRSHAGIASKMFRVLAEEGINIQMIATSEIKISVVVDEKYMELAVRVLHKAFDLEQAP